The Acidobacteriota bacterium DNA segment AGAAACCGCCCGGCAGCACGACCAGTTCGCATCCCTCGAGCGACGTCTCCTGGTGCCACAGGAACGTCGTCTCCTGCTCGAGCACGTGACCCAGCACGTGGTACACGTCGTGGTCGCAGTTGCTCCCGGGGAAGACCACGATCCCGCACTTCATTCCGAGACCCACTCCACGGTGTAGTCCTCGACGATCGGGTTGGCCAGTAGCTGCCGGCACATCCGGTCGACCGCCTCGGTCGCCTGTTCCTCGTCCGCGGCCTCGAGCGCGACCTCGAAGCTCTTGCCGGCGCGGATGCGGCGTACGCCATCGAATCCGATCCGACCGAGAGCGTCCTCGATCGCCCGCCCCTGGGGGTCGAGCACCTCGGCGCGCGGGTAGACCAGAACCCGAGCCACGAAACGGCCTTCCGGTCCTTTTCCGTGGCGACTCGTCTGCGACGTCAACTCAATCCCTCCCCCCGGCGCTCAGCCGCCAACCTCCAGCCAGGGTCCAGGCCGATGCTGCTCGGCCACCAGCAGCTTCGCCCGTGAGCGCCGCCGATCGAG contains these protein-coding regions:
- the purS gene encoding phosphoribosylformylglycinamidine synthase subunit PurS, coding for MARVLVYPRAEVLDPQGRAIEDALGRIGFDGVRRIRAGKSFEVALEAADEEQATEAVDRMCRQLLANPIVEDYTVEWVSE